In Kazachstania africana CBS 2517 chromosome 4, complete genome, the following are encoded in one genomic region:
- the BNI1 gene encoding formin BNI1 (similar to Saccharomyces cerevisiae BNI1 (YNL271C); ancestral locus Anc_1.82), whose translation MLKSSGSKHSSTNSNGSNNPSSLFQNLKRLTSNNSNNTSKYTESYSINKSSISSPLQKHDTNLPPSSSSSPSSNASAITTTNKPLNKKSTLNTQNLSQYMDHARSSSTNSASASKYSSSRRSSTQVSTSESLRRLSRQHTGQSSSASIHSQNSSYINFSKFITPDGKTNLEMPRDPKEIENLFEEIMYKRNILQNLSVEKQRELMNYDVRKKWLIVKQDIQNEFKRIRATKNGPKNSSLVNVEQLVYSPTTTTTNNNNNNNNSNYNNTSPMASVASNEYYPMTSPQTKKPTSHELYQLTESNASTSTLSSDKTNRPPNRYVEKIIADKLSPDEMRDLWVTLRTEQLDWVDSFLENQGHIAMANILMKQIYKTTPKDHLSSKLLEKENSFFKCFKVLSMLSQGIYEFSKHKLMTDTIARGLFSTRLGTRKMAIEIFVCMLEKRNKSRFEAILNSLDQNFRIGSNFHMFQNLKKLPQYFIHLTPDSHLKVLQAWLFSIENTIDGRGKMGSLVGASTDLKNSGGENAILEYCLWTMVFVNMLCNASTIIQQRMLLRTKLENSGFLRIMNKIKLLNYEKVIDEIESYENNKLDDFNLMLESKNKNSNVNLQDPVSLLNNLWQSCKGTENEKLLISLIQHLFLSSSRLIEEVDDPTKLSKQLKLMDSLVTNVSSSSTADEESTMNMAIQRLYDSMQTDEVARRAILESRTLTKKLEELQAEKDLLHEKLSKAENGLVGQLENDLNERDQILAKNQRVTQQLQSELEELKKKHLLEKHEHEVELRKMLTILNTRSSTNDGAKTIDKDKDNISKLNLQKHENIQKVLQDGLIRAKNDFTIDAKKFGMTVQPNKRLKMLRMQMEDIENEARQLEMTNFTEFERKKLEPPVEVTKPKHRHKKHKIEKINQQESNDQKSRINKLNDLREALAEIQTESNNISKFNLEERVNELFNEKKLKALQRLKELETKYKDFGINFEMKDFLENKPNDGTKEGSTEEEYESLDPKIYEKKLDDIDRLTEQLLNLQKTQELREESSSSYSSSESDEENDDDEIFVASSSSKPAGSGTRSFLETLSEKYGTGQKNVAMTATPNSRIVTQSEKQFLDRMRRSSTAAPFLQELTEKVAPALSVNEEQEEGEENNREDKIVTGSSKVPSEVVKTTLENADKNAGKIDSVSSADADIVKDKSTGALPTPPPPPPPLPVQIFATNNDVGTNSDVLDNTSVALPPPPPPPPLPSALFESGSAPLSRGTSPTPTPPPPPPPPPPPPPFSAETSANSTSSVPPPALPLMGGKSVSSSPLLPQSPSLFERYPRSQKKMKQLHWEKIETTDNSIWTTGKAERFADDLFEKGVFSNLEKAFAAREVKSLASKRKDDLDKITFLSRDISQQFGINLHMYSSLSVEDLVTKILKCDRDFLHTPSVIEFLSKPEITEVSVNLARNYSPYTTDWEGLKSIEDAKPPEKDPNDLQRADQIYLQLMVNLQPYWASRMRALKIITTYEKEYNELLLKLRKVDKAVGSLQESENLRNVFNVILAVGNYMNDTSKQAQGFKLSTLQRLTFIKDSTNSMTFLNYVEKIIRMNYPSFNSFLQELEPVLEVVKISIEQLANDCKEFFQSVTNVERSIEIGNLSDSSKFHPLDRVLAKVLPTLPDVRKKGDLLNDEVNLTLMEFDGLMQVYGEDTSDKFARNSFFKKFADFINEYRKAQEQNIKVEEEEEAYERHKRMVEEQQRKAERKEAKNQNNIDENEDDDQERTDRRGTMDKLLEQLKNVGPSRADPSSARKRALARKKMLTDKEGTVNMMHDLETESDSIIYSPDNKAIGSTPFGANGASSHKQNSNELSPSKGFRDDLSEEEISERAKTLLMGLRGTASPSKRNSMLDEHKEKLRARRRRTNNDLPSGSNKLKFYDTNEKDISNEPTEKSEQDEYRTEQSSQIVDEQTSDAKVDSTDEHVIENGIKEENIDDDN comes from the coding sequence ATGTTGAAAAGTTCAGGTTCAAAACATTCAAGTACAAATAGTAATGGGTCAAATAACCCTTCAAGtttattccaaaatttaaaaCGTTTAACaagtaataatagtaataacacATCAAAATATACAGAATCCTATTCGATCAATAAATCTAGCATCAGCTCTCCATTACAAAAACATGACACAAATTTACCtccatcttcttcttcttctccttcttctAACGCTAGTGCTATAACCACTACGAATAAACCACtaaacaaaaaatcaaCTTTAAATACACAAAATTTATCGCAATACATGGATCATGCAAGATCCTCATCAACAAATAGTGCATCTgcatcaaaatattcttcttcaagaaGATCTTCCACTCAGGTTTCAACTTCAGAATCTTTGAGAAGACTATCTCGACAGCACACTGGACAAAGTTCTTCTGCAAGTATACATTCACAAAATTCATCGTACAttaacttttcaaaatttatcacTCCAGATGGTAAAACTAATTTAGAAATGCCAAGAGATCCCaaggaaattgaaaatctttttgaagaaataatgTATAAGAGAAATATCttacaaaatttatcaGTGGAAAAACAACGtgaattgatgaattatgacgttagaaaaaaatggttaATTGTAAAACAAGACATAcaaaatgaattcaaaagaataaGGGCAACAAAAAATGGCCctaaaaattcttctctaGTAAATGTCGAACAACTAGTATATTCTCCTACCACGACAACtaccaataataataataataataataatagtaattataataatacatCTCCAATGGCTTCAGTAGCATCAAATGAATATTATCCCATGACAAGCCCACAAACTAAAAAACCCACTAGTCACGAATTGTATCAACTAACTGAAAGTAATGCAAGTACATCGACACTTTCATCTGATAAGACTAATCGTCCACCAAATCGTTACgtggaaaaaattattgcaGATAAATTATCTCCAGATGAAATGAGAGATCTTTGGGTAACTTTAAGAACGGAACAATTAGATTGGGTAGATTCATTTCTAGAAAATCAAGGACATATCGCAATGGCTAATATAttaatgaaacaaatttataaaaCTACTCCAAAGGATCATTTGAGTTCAAAGCTActagaaaaagaaaactctttttttaaatgTTTTAAAGTACTTTCAATGTTATCACAAGGTATttatgaattttcaaaacacAAATTAATGACTGATACAATTGCAAGAGGTCTCTTCTCAACAAGATTAGGTACAAGGAAAATGgctattgaaatatttgtcTGCATGTtagagaaaagaaacaaatcAAGATTCGAAGCCATCTTAAATTCATtggatcaaaattttagaattggttcaaattttcatatgtttcaaaatttgaaaaaattaccgcaatattttattcatttaaCTCCAGATAGTCATTTAAAAGTTTTACAAGCATGGTTATtttctattgaaaatacAATCGATGGTAGAGGTAAAATGGGTTCATTAGTTGGTGCATCAACTGACTTAAAAAATTCAGGTGGTGAAAATGCTATCTTAGAATATTGTCTTTGGACAATGGTTTTTGTTAACATGCTTTGTAATGCATCAACTATTATTCAACAACGTATGTTattaagaacaaaattagaaaattcaGGTTTCTTACGTataatgaataaaattaaattattaaaCTACGAAAAAgttattgatgaaattgaatcgtatgaaaataataaattggatgattttaatttaatGTTAGAATCcaagaataaaaattcaaatgtcAATTTACAAGATCCagtttcattattgaataatcttTGGCAATCATGTAAAGgtactgaaaatgaaaaacttttaatttcattaatacaacatttatttttatcaagtTCAAGACtcattgaagaagttgatgATCCAACAAAACTTTCCaagcaattgaaattaatggaTTCATTAGTAACAAACGTAAGTTCTTCCTCAACGGCAGATGAAGAATCAACAATGAATATGGCAATTCAACGTCTTTATGATTCCATGCAAACTGATGAAGTTGCACGTCGTGCAATTCTGGAAAGTAGAACAttgacaaaaaaattagaagaattacaagctgaaaaagatttactccatgaaaaattaagtaAAGCGGAAAATGGTCTCGTAGGtcaattggaaaatgaCTTGAATGAAAGAGATCAAATTCTAGCAAAGAATCAAAGAGTTACTCAACAATTACAAtctgaattagaagaattgaaaaaaaaacatttgTTAGAAAAACATGAACATGAAGTTGAATTGAGGAAAATGTTAACAATATTAAATACAAGATCTTCTACTAATGATGGTGCTAAAACCATTGATAAGGATAAAGataatatatcaaaattaaatcttcaaaaacatgaaaatatacaaaaagTTTTGCAGGATGGATTAATACGTgctaaaaatgattttacTATTGATGCCAAGAAATTTGGTATGACTGTACAACCAAATAAAAGACTTAAAATGTTAAGAATGCAAatggaagatattgaaaatgaggCAAGACAATTAGAAATGACAAATTTCActgaatttgaaagaaaaaaattggaaccACCAGTAGAAGTAACAAAACCAAAACATCGTCATAAGAAacataaaattgaaaaaatcaaccAACAAGAAAGTAATGACCAAAAATCAagaatcaataaattaaatgatttaaGAGAAGCATTAGCTGAAATTCAAACAGAATCGAATaatatttctaaatttaaCTTAGAAGAACGTGttaatgaattatttaatgagaaaaaattgaaagctCTCCAAAGACTCAAAGAATTGGAAACGaaatataaagattttggaattaattttgaaatgaagGATTTTCTAGAAAATAAGCCTAATGATGGTACTAAAGAGGGATCAACAGAAGAGGAATATGAAAGTTTAGATCCCAAAATTTATGAGAAAAAGTTGGACGATATTGATAGACTTACAGAACAACTTTTAAATTTACAGAAAACTCAGGAATTACGTGAAGAATCATCGTCTTCGTATTCAAGTTCAGaaagtgatgaagaaaatgatgatgatgaaatatttgtagcatcatcatcatctaaaCCTGCTGGTTCAGGTACTCGTTCCTTTTTAGAAACGCTATcagaaaaatatggaaCTGGTCAAAAGAATGTCGCAATGACAGCTACACCTAATAGTCGTATTGTCACTCAAAGCGAAAAGCAATTCTTAGATCGCATGAGAAGATCATCAACAGCTGCTCCATTTTTACAAGAATTGACTGAAAAAGTAGCACCGGCACTCTCGGTGAATGAAGAACAAGAGGaaggagaagaaaataatcGGGAAGATAAAATAGTGACTGGCTCTTCAAAGGTACCAAGTGAAGTAGTAAAGACTACTCTTGAAAATGCTGATAAAAATGCTGGAAAAATCGACTCAGTATCTTCCGCTGATGCAGATATTGTGAAAGACAAATCTACGGGTGCTCTACCCACTCCTCCTCCACCACCTCCACCATTACCTGTGCAAATTTTTGCTACTAACAATGATGTTGGTACTAATAGTGATGTATTAGATAATACTTCTGTTGCTTTACCACCTCCTCCACCTCCTCCACCCCTTCCTTCTGCATTGTTTGAAAGTGGTTCTGCACCCTTATCAAGAGGAACTTCTCCCACACCAACGCCTCCTCCACCTCCTCCTCCACCTCCTCCCCCACCACCCTTTTCAGCAGAAACTTCTGCTAATTCAACTAGTTCGGTGCCACCTCCAGCATTACCACTAATGGGTGGAAAATCTGTGTCATCTTCTCCTCTACTTCCTCAATCTCCCTCTTTATTCGAAAGATATCCTCGTTctcagaaaaaaatgaaacaattaCACTGGGAAAAAATCGAAACTACTGATAATTCCATTTGGACAACTGGTAAGGCTGAACGTTTTGCTGATGATTTGTTCGAAAAAGGTGTATTCTctaatttagaaaaagCGTTTGCTGCAAGAGAAGTTAAATCCTTAGcttcaaagagaaaagatgatttgGATAAAATTACCTTCTTATCTCGAGACATTTCACAACAGTTTGGGATTAATCTTCACATGTACAGTTCATTATCAGTAGAAGATTTAGTTACcaagattttgaagtgTGATAGAGATTTCTTACATACACCTAGtgtaattgaatttttatctAAACCTGAAATTACGGAAGTTTCTGTTAACCTAGCTAGAAACTATTCTCCTTATACAACTGATTGGGAAGGTCTTAAATCTATTGAAGATGCTAAACCCCCAGAAAAGGATCCTAATGATTTACAAAGAGCAGATCAAATTTACCTACAATTAATGGTCAATTTACAGCCATATTGGGCATCTCGTATGAGagctttgaaaattattacCACTTACGAAAAGGAATATAACGAATTACTACTGAAATTAAGGAAAGTCGATAAAGCTGTTGGCTCCTTACAAGAATCAGAAAATTTACGTAATGTCTTCAATGTTATCTTGGCAGTTGGTAATTATATGAATGATACTTCAAAGCAAGCACAAGGTTTCAAATTAAGTACACTTCAAAGATTAACATTTATTAAGGATTCTACTAATAGTATGACGTTTTTAAATTAcgttgaaaaaattattagaatgAACTATCCTTCTTTCAACTCCTTTTTACAAGAACTAGAGCCAGTTCTTGAAGTTGTTAAGATTTCTATCGAACAATTAGCCAACGACTgtaaagaatttttccaatCTGTCACCAACGTAGAAAGATCTATTGAAATTGGCAATTTGAgtgattcttcaaaattccATCCATTAGATAGGGTCTTGGCCAAAGTATTACCAACCTTACCTGATGTTCGAAAGAAAGGTGATTTACTTAACGATGAAGTGAATTTAACTTTAATGGAATTTGATGGTTTAATGCAGGTATATGGAGAGGATACAAGTGATAAATTTGCCagaaattcttttttcaagaaatttgcAGATTTTATAAATGAGTATAGAAAGGCTCAAGAgcaaaatatcaaagttgaagaagaagaagaggcATATGAAAGACACAAGAGAATGGTTGAAGAGCAACAAAGAAAAGCTGAAAGAAAGGAAGCtaagaatcaaaataatattgacgaaaatgaagatgatgaccAGGAAAGAACTGATAGACGTGGCACCATGGATAAATTGTTAGAACAATTAAAGAATGTGGGTCCATCGAGAGCAGATCCTTCTTCTGCAAGAAAGAGAGCTTTagcaagaaagaaaatgctAACAGATAAAGAGGGAACTGTTAATATGATGCACGATTTAGAAACTGAGAGTGATTCAATTATCTATTCTCCAGATAATAAAGCTATAGGCTCAACTCCATTTGGTGCTAACGGTGCTTCAAGTCACAAACAAAATAGTAATGAATTATCGCCATCTAAGGGATTTAGAGATGATTTGAGTgaggaagaaatttcaGAAAGAGCCAAAACATTATTGATGGGATTGAGAGGTACTGCATCACCTTCCAAAAGAAATTCTATGTTGGATGAACATAAGGAAAAATTGAGAGCACGTAGAAGAAGAACGAATAATGACTTACCAAGCGGTAGCAAcaagttgaaattttacGACACTAATGAAAAGGACATATCGAACGAGCCAACTGAAAAATCTGAGCAAGATGAGTACAGGACAGAGCAATCTAGTCAAATAGTAGATGAACAGACCAGCGATGCTAAGGTTGACTCTACAGATGAGCATGTGATAGAAAATGGCataaaagaggaaaatatagatgatgataattgA
- the SEC2 gene encoding guanine nucleotide exchange factor SEC2 (similar to Saccharomyces cerevisiae SEC2 (YNL272C); ancestral locus Anc_1.81), translating into MDDLAEENNRISAQVTSLSTQLMESIQRESELEEKLKHLKKVALSQEGSIAKYDILKADYDKLKTTVSERNREIQNLQVNLKEESKLRSSAEAEVATLSQEVEDLTASLFAEANDMVADARREKHITEILNTKLVEQLREKDTLLQTLDLQLKNLKKVLQNFEDENVTNKASSIAPDFLGSEQKSASASLSNEVGDPSNKGVYSPYISTIRYDLALYNEFLKFIAVLPYCKNLKDTSSESKLMRRLINDEIQPILRIDSANGIGWLAKKSMLTLMIDGLVVIEPLSGVNENYQLGHVSSSDQSNRPSMESKRESHLFNYPTDSPPVAVHEPCSFCGENRDDILEHARMHVLKTQSKSEDGSITVTNSYPLCSWCLTKVRQTCEIFAFLRSLKIGTWNLEKVTLNSIAKGESNKFTEVTRAIKSNKHGKSDEKKLKRKSFMVGLGINASSNLTPQVEVGASTIGNAGQPTTNIQRAWVQLCKLRSMLHWTYMGIWSVDESISLKIGPQVKDDNNEITGTTVDVASVLTGNTENVSNSIKDTVSAPERNAYNQASIDSPQFDENKTKSQNLDDGVEHFSTDTNSKNGISSITVSTERAENSNDAAENDSPDGELRHQSPETQTDTHSINILEEYENTVGTVSQISDGSSSSDDEKFDDANETKDSN; encoded by the coding sequence ATGGACGATTTAGCAGAGGAAAACAACAGAATATCCGCTCAGGTTACATCTCTGTCTACTCAGCTGATGGAGAGTATCCAGAGAGAATCGGAGCTAGAAGAAAAACTAAAACATTTAAAGAAAGTTGCACTCTCACAAGAGGGTTCAATTGCAAAgtatgatattttaaaagCTGATTATGATAAGCTGAAAACCACCGTGTCAGAAAGAAATAGAGAAATACAAAATCTTCAAGTCAATTTAAAGGAGGAGTCTAAGCTTCGATCATCTGCAGAGGCAGAGGTCGCAACTTTAAGTCAAGAAGTGGAAGATCTTACTGCGTCATTGTTTGCAGAAGCTAACGATATGGTTGCAGATGCTAGGAGAGAGAAGCACATTACAGAGATTTTAAACACTAAACTTGTAGAACAACTTCGTGAGAAAGATACGTTACTTCAAACATTGGATCTTCAACttaagaatttgaaaaaggtGTTGCAAAATTtcgaagatgaaaatgttaCTAATAAAGCTTCATCTATAGCACCTGACTTTTTAGGAAGTGAGCAAAAAAGTGCATCAGCATCTTTATCAAACGAAGTCGGTGATCCTTCCAACAAAGGTGTCTACTCACCTTATATTTCTACCATTCGTTATGATCTAGCACTATATAAcgaatttttaaaattcatTGCAGTGTTACCATATTGTAAAAACCTGAAAGATACTTCTTCTGAATCAAAACTTATGAGACGACTTATAAACGACGAAATCCAGCCAATACTGAGAATAGATAGTGCAAATGGTATCGGCTGGCTGGCAAAGAAAAGTATGTTGACATTGATGATCGACGGGTTAGTCGTTATTGAACCATTAAGTGGagttaatgaaaattatcAACTTGGTCATGTTTCTTCATCCGATCAATCTAATAGGCCATCCATGGAATCGAAGAGAGAATCACATTTATTTAATTATCCTACAGATTCTCCCCCTGTAGCTGTTCATGAACCTTGTTCATTTTGTGGTGAAAATAGAGATGACATTTTAGAACATGCGAGAATGCACGTTCTTAAAACGCAAAGTAAATCGGAAGACGGGTCAATAACAGTGACAAATAGTTACCCACTATGTTCTTGGTGTTTAACAAAAGTTAGACAGACATGTGAGATATTTGCATTTTTGCGTTCTTTGAAGATTGGTACTTGGAACTTGGAAAAAGTAACTCTAAACTCGATAGCGAAAGGTGAATCGAACAAATTTACCGAAGTGACGAGGGCTATAAAATCAAACAAGCACGGGAAAAGCGATgagaagaagttgaaaagaaaaagcttCATGGTCGGGCTAGGAATTAATGCTTCGAGTAACCTGACCCCACAGGTCGAAGTTGGGGCCTCCACAATTGGAAATGCTGGACAACCTACTACAAATATTCAGAGAGCCTGGGTACAACTATGTAAATTGCGTTCAATGTTACATTGGACTTATATGGGTATTTGGTCTGTAGATGAGTCAATATCTCTGAAAATAGGTCCACAGGTAAAAGATGATAATAACGAAATAACAGGTACCACAGTGGACGTAGCGTCAGTACTGACAGGAAATACTGAGAATGTTTCAAACTCTATCAAAGATACTGTCTCAGCACCTGAAAGAAACGCCTATAATCAAGCCTCTATTGATAGTCCacaatttgatgaaaataagaCCAAGTCTCAAAACTTGGATGATGGTGTCGAACATTTCAGTACAGATACTAACTCCAAAAATGgcatttcatcaataacTGTATCCACAGAGCGTGCcgaaaattcaaatgacGCCGCTGAGAATGACTCCCCTGATGGTGAGCTTAGACACCAAAGCCCAGAAACACAAACTGATACACATAGTATAAATATACTTGAAGAATACGAAAATACAGTTGGCACGGTTTCACAGATCTCAGATGGCAGTTCGTCCAGTGATGATGAGAAGTTTGATGATGCCAATGAAACCAAGGACAGTAATTAA